A single window of Poecilia reticulata strain Guanapo linkage group LG10, Guppy_female_1.0+MT, whole genome shotgun sequence DNA harbors:
- the canx gene encoding calnexin isoform X2: protein MHQKALLFVLLAAGLLCVGLVPTCRAQDQNQDEDADVEDDLDLDLDLAGTEDDDELDVDEEAPPAPKAPAAPKVTYKAPEPMGEHFFAESFDRGTLDGWVLSKAKKDDADEEIAKYDGKWAVEEMKDTKLPGDKGLVLKSRAKHHAISAPLLRPFTFDSMPLVIQYEVNFQSGIDCGGAYVKLLSETPGLDLDQFVDKTAYTIMFGPDKCGEDYKLHFIFRHKNPKTGQYEEKHAKKPDADLRSYFTDKKTHLYTLVVNADNSFEVLVDQTVVNSGNLLKDVTPPVNPPAEIEDPDDHKPEDWDERPKIQDPDAVKPEDWDEDAPAQIPDEVAVKPDGWLDDEAEYIGDPDAIKPDDWDEDMDGEWEAPQVPNPACESAPGCGPWKRPMIDNPSYKGKWKPPMVDNPNYQGIWKPRKIPNPDYFEDLQPFKMTPISALGLELWSMTSDIFFDDFFITNDRNTAERWAADSWGLKKAAEGAAEPGLAAQMLTAAEERPWLWIVYVLTVALPLVLIIVFCCTGKEKKTTTPAAEYKKTDEPQPDVKEEEEDEEEEDKAEEAKSSPAAEDKSDEEEAAAEEEEGEKEATTEEKEDDILRRSPRSRRLRKD, encoded by the exons ATGCATCAGAAGGCGCTGCTGTTTGTTCTGCTGGCGGCGGGCCTGCTCTGCGTCGGCCTGGTGCCCACCTGCCGGgcccaggaccagaaccaggatgaAGACGCGGACGTGGAGGacgacctggacctggacctggacctggccGGAACCGAGGACGACGACGAACTGGACGTGGACGAAGAAGCCCCGCCCGCACCAAAAGCCCCCGCTGCGCCCAAG GTGACCTACAAGGCTCCAGAACCAATGGGGGAACATTTCTTCGCCGAGTCATTTGACCGGGGGACCCTGGACGG gTGGGTTCTGTCCAAGGCGAAGAAGGATGACGCAGATGAAGAGATCGCAAAGTACGATG GTAAATGGGCCGTAGAGGAGATGAAGGACACCAAGCTGCCCGGCGATAAAGGTTTGGTCCTGAAGTCCAGAGCCAAACATCACGCTATTTCTGCCCCACTGCTGCGACCTTTCACCTTTGATTCCATGCCCCTCGTCATCCA GTACGAGGTGAACTTCCAGTCAGGGATCGACTGTGGCGGCGCCTACGTGAAGCTGCTGAGCGAGACGCCCGGCCTGGACCTG GACCAATTTGTGGACAAGACGGCGTACACCATCATGTTCGGACCCGATAAGTGCGGAGAAGATTACAAGCTGCACTTCATCTTCAGGCACAAGAACCCCAAAACCGGCCAGTACGAGGAGAAGCACGCCAAGAAACCCGACGCCGACCTGCGGTCCTACTTCACTGACAAGAAGACGCACCTGTACACCCTGG TGGTGAACGCCGACAACAGCTTTGAGGTTCTGGTGGATCAGACCGTGGTGAACAGCGGCAACCTGCTGAAGGACGTGACGCCCCCCGTTAACCCCCCTGCTGAGATTGAGGACCCTGACGACCACAAACCAGAGGACTGGGACGAGAGGCCAAAGATCCAGGACCCCGACGCCGTGAAGCCCGAAGACTG GGACGAGGACGCTCCTGCTCAGATTCCTGATGAAGTCGCCGTGAAACCGGACGGCTGGTTGGACGATGAGGCCGAGTACATCGGAGACCCCGATGCCATCAAACCCGACGACTG GGATGAGGACATGGACGGAGAATGGGAGGCACCCCAGGTCCCCAACCCCGCCTGCGAGAGCGCCCCCGGCTGCGGCCCCTGGAAGCGGCCGATGATCGACAACCCCAGTTACAAGGGCAAGTGGAAGCCCCCCATGGTGGACAACCCCAACTACCAG GGGATCTGGAAGCCGAGGAAGATTCCCAACCCGGATTACTTCGAGGACCTGCAGCCGTTCAAGATGACGCCGATCAGCGCCCTGGGGCTCGAGCTCTGGTCCATGACCTCTGACATCTTCTTCGACGACTTCTTCATCACCAACGACCGCAACACGGCCGAGCGCTGGGCCGCCGACAGCTGGGGGCTGAAGAAggcagcagagggcgccgctgag CCGGGTCTGGCAGCCCAGATGCTAACCGCTGCAGAGGAGCGACCCTGGCTCTGGATCGTCTACGTCCTCACTGTGGCTCTTCCTCTCGTCCTCATCATCGTCTTCTGCTGCACGGGCAAg gagaAGAAGACGACGACTCCGGCAGCCGAATACAAGAAGACAGACGAACCTCAGCCTGAcgtgaaggaggaagaggaggacgaggaggaagaggataaGGCTGAGGAGGCGAAGAGCAGTCCAG ctgcagaGGACAAGAGTGATGAAGAAGAGGCTgctgctgaggaagaggagggagagaaggaggCCACGACAGAAGAG AAAGAAGACGATATTCTGCGTAGATCTCCCAGGAGCAGGAGGCTCAGAAAGGACTGA
- the canx gene encoding calnexin isoform X1 has product MHQKALLFVLLAAGLLCVGLVPTCRAQDQNQDEDADVEDDLDLDLDLAGTEDDDELDVDEEAPPAPKAPAAPKVTYKAPEPMGEHFFAESFDRGTLDGWVLSKAKKDDADEEIAKYDGKWAVEEMKDTKLPGDKGLVLKSRAKHHAISAPLLRPFTFDSMPLVIQYEVNFQSGIDCGGAYVKLLSETPGLDLDQFVDKTAYTIMFGPDKCGEDYKLHFIFRHKNPKTGQYEEKHAKKPDADLRSYFTDKKTHLYTLVVNADNSFEVLVDQTVVNSGNLLKDVTPPVNPPAEIEDPDDHKPEDWDERPKIQDPDAVKPEDWDEDAPAQIPDEVAVKPDGWLDDEAEYIGDPDAIKPDDWDEDMDGEWEAPQVPNPACESAPGCGPWKRPMIDNPSYKGKWKPPMVDNPNYQGIWKPRKIPNPDYFEDLQPFKMTPISALGLELWSMTSDIFFDDFFITNDRNTAERWAADSWGLKKAAEGAAEPGLAAQMLTAAEERPWLWIVYVLTVALPLVLIIVFCCTGKSSSGSAQDSLSLTSLQEELKAAGRLQPEKKTTTPAAEYKKTDEPQPDVKEEEEDEEEEDKAEEAKSSPAAEDKSDEEEAAAEEEEGEKEATTEEKEDDILRRSPRSRRLRKD; this is encoded by the exons ATGCATCAGAAGGCGCTGCTGTTTGTTCTGCTGGCGGCGGGCCTGCTCTGCGTCGGCCTGGTGCCCACCTGCCGGgcccaggaccagaaccaggatgaAGACGCGGACGTGGAGGacgacctggacctggacctggacctggccGGAACCGAGGACGACGACGAACTGGACGTGGACGAAGAAGCCCCGCCCGCACCAAAAGCCCCCGCTGCGCCCAAG GTGACCTACAAGGCTCCAGAACCAATGGGGGAACATTTCTTCGCCGAGTCATTTGACCGGGGGACCCTGGACGG gTGGGTTCTGTCCAAGGCGAAGAAGGATGACGCAGATGAAGAGATCGCAAAGTACGATG GTAAATGGGCCGTAGAGGAGATGAAGGACACCAAGCTGCCCGGCGATAAAGGTTTGGTCCTGAAGTCCAGAGCCAAACATCACGCTATTTCTGCCCCACTGCTGCGACCTTTCACCTTTGATTCCATGCCCCTCGTCATCCA GTACGAGGTGAACTTCCAGTCAGGGATCGACTGTGGCGGCGCCTACGTGAAGCTGCTGAGCGAGACGCCCGGCCTGGACCTG GACCAATTTGTGGACAAGACGGCGTACACCATCATGTTCGGACCCGATAAGTGCGGAGAAGATTACAAGCTGCACTTCATCTTCAGGCACAAGAACCCCAAAACCGGCCAGTACGAGGAGAAGCACGCCAAGAAACCCGACGCCGACCTGCGGTCCTACTTCACTGACAAGAAGACGCACCTGTACACCCTGG TGGTGAACGCCGACAACAGCTTTGAGGTTCTGGTGGATCAGACCGTGGTGAACAGCGGCAACCTGCTGAAGGACGTGACGCCCCCCGTTAACCCCCCTGCTGAGATTGAGGACCCTGACGACCACAAACCAGAGGACTGGGACGAGAGGCCAAAGATCCAGGACCCCGACGCCGTGAAGCCCGAAGACTG GGACGAGGACGCTCCTGCTCAGATTCCTGATGAAGTCGCCGTGAAACCGGACGGCTGGTTGGACGATGAGGCCGAGTACATCGGAGACCCCGATGCCATCAAACCCGACGACTG GGATGAGGACATGGACGGAGAATGGGAGGCACCCCAGGTCCCCAACCCCGCCTGCGAGAGCGCCCCCGGCTGCGGCCCCTGGAAGCGGCCGATGATCGACAACCCCAGTTACAAGGGCAAGTGGAAGCCCCCCATGGTGGACAACCCCAACTACCAG GGGATCTGGAAGCCGAGGAAGATTCCCAACCCGGATTACTTCGAGGACCTGCAGCCGTTCAAGATGACGCCGATCAGCGCCCTGGGGCTCGAGCTCTGGTCCATGACCTCTGACATCTTCTTCGACGACTTCTTCATCACCAACGACCGCAACACGGCCGAGCGCTGGGCCGCCGACAGCTGGGGGCTGAAGAAggcagcagagggcgccgctgag CCGGGTCTGGCAGCCCAGATGCTAACCGCTGCAGAGGAGCGACCCTGGCTCTGGATCGTCTACGTCCTCACTGTGGCTCTTCCTCTCGTCCTCATCATCGTCTTCTGCTGCACGGGCAAg AGCTCCTCCGGGTCGGCTCAGGACTCGCTGAGTCTCACCAGCTTACAGGAGGAGCTGAAGGCAGCCGGACGCCTCCAGCCG gagaAGAAGACGACGACTCCGGCAGCCGAATACAAGAAGACAGACGAACCTCAGCCTGAcgtgaaggaggaagaggaggacgaggaggaagaggataaGGCTGAGGAGGCGAAGAGCAGTCCAG ctgcagaGGACAAGAGTGATGAAGAAGAGGCTgctgctgaggaagaggagggagagaaggaggCCACGACAGAAGAG AAAGAAGACGATATTCTGCGTAGATCTCCCAGGAGCAGGAGGCTCAGAAAGGACTGA